One window from the genome of Nicotiana sylvestris chromosome 9, ASM39365v2, whole genome shotgun sequence encodes:
- the LOC138877516 gene encoding uncharacterized protein gives MTVLPSTEFLHLVIDGQTRNVVRLHERNYTCRRFQLDDIPCPHAMAVIQKFHMDPYKYCSDYYSIDYLLKTYEIPVNPLPDETTWQIPEHVSSQVVLPPKGKIKPGRPKKKRGIRDWEGNTVTCALCGRKGHNRRTCRNIPKRD, from the exons ATGACG GTGTTGCCATCAACTGAATTCTTACATTTAGTAATTGATGGCCAAACAAGAAATGTGGTGCGCCTACATGAAAGAAACTACACTTGTAGGAGGTTTCAGCTAGACGATATTCCATGTCCACATGCAATGGCAGTTATACAAAAATTCCATATGGATCCATACAAGTATTGCTCGGATTACTACAGCATAGACTACTTGCTGAAAACATATGAGATACCAGTAAATCCATTGCCTGATGAAACAACGTGGCAAATTCCAGAACATGTCTCTTCGCAGGTGGTACTGCCACCAAAAGGAAAAATCAAACCAGGAAGACCTAAAAAGAAGAGAGGCATAAGAGACTGGGAAGGAAATACAGTTACATGTGCACTATGCGGGAGAAAAGGACACAACCGGAGAACATGCCGAAATATTCCAAAGAGAGATTGA